The Nostoc sp. NIES-3756 DNA window TAGCCATCTACACCCAACTGGATATATTGGCGATACTCTGCTTGAGGATTACCGTTATAATCTGCTGCCAAATAACGCCCTTCGTTGCGGAAGGTGTAGGGGTGGACTAACAAGCCTGCATTGTGGGCATCTTGCACCAAGGAAGTAGGCGCGGTCAGGGTTTTGTCGGCATCGTTAACTAAGCCATCGCCGTTAACATCATCTGCTACCCCATCACCATTATTATCAACACCCTTAACGGAGACAATCATCCGTTTCCAAGGCCCAATACCTTCGGCGTAGGTAGCAATTTCTTGTAAACCTGCGGCTGTTCTTAAATCTGCATAGGTGCGGGAGTCGCCATTAACAACGAAATCATAAGGGCTGATTTCAATTAGTGAACCATCCAAATTGACATCTGCCGCATCGAATAGCTGTACCAACGGTAAGTCAATACCATCTGCGGGCATGATCACATTATTCAGTTCCTTGAGATTTCCCACCTCGAAGGATTGAATAAATACCCGTGAAGGGTCAGTAAAATTATTGGCAACTAAGACATCGATTAGTAACTGGCTGGTGTTGTAGCCTTTATCGGTAAAGTATGTTGGGTGCTTGGTTTCTGGATAAATGCCAATCTTTTTACCTGTATCTGTTTCTACCTGCTTCACCAAATCGATGATTTCTTGCAAGGTAGGAATTTCCAACAAATCGTTAAATACTTGGGGGCGGAAACTAGGTTGGATTCTTGCCCGGAGGGTTTTAATTTCCGCCAGGGTAAAGTCTTCGGCAAAGAAACCTTCTTCGGCTACTCCATCAACAACTTTTGTAGTTCTGCGGTTAGCAAACTCTGGACGGTCGGCTACATCGGTGGTGTTGATCAGATTCGGTTCGTGACGGGCTATGAGTACACCATCTTTAGTCACAACTAAATCGGGTTCGATGAAGTCTGCACCGCGTTCAATTGCCAGCATATACGAGGCAAGGGTATGTTCTGGCAGTTCACCACTTGCGCCTCGGTGTCCGATGACAATTGGTGGTTGACCATCTAGGGTATTGAGATTGGTAATATTTGGTGTGGGGATAGGCGCATCTAAAAGTTTGCCTGTCGCATCAAAGTGGAGTAGATAAGGGCCGAACTCATCCCCAATCCAGAATGTACCATCTTCGGCAATGACCAAAGATTCTACATCAAAGTCTGCACCAGTAAGGAGGCGTTCAGTTGTATTCTCATTGATAATCTTGAAGGGAACTTTCTTATCAGGGTCAGATAGTTGAATAAAACCCAACGCCTTAACGCTACCATCACCCCCTAGTTCAAAACCACGGAAACTAGGGTCTAAACGATGAATCCGCAGTAGGTAGTCAGCACTGTTATCTTTGCTGCCGAAACCGTTGTCAGATAAGAAATAGAAGGTATCATCGCTAGCTTTTTGTACACCGCTAAACCCTTGTATTGGTTGTTTGGCAAAAGGTACATTTCGTCCATTTGTACCTGTAATGGCACTACCAGATGGTGGGCCTTCAGCAAAGCTATCAGCTGGGAGGACTGCAAAACCTTTGAGGGTAACTTTGGGAGGAATCATAGGCTGAGGATTACGAGGATTGTAACTAGTGGTGTCTATGGTTAAAGGGTTGGGGAAGGCATTAGCGATGTTTTCCCAAGGCACAAATTTAAAGTTGCTGCTGATGTTTTCACCATCAGCTATGACTGCGGGGTCGTTGGAACCGTCTTGAGTGATGAATAATCCGTAGGGGAAATCGGGGCCTAAGGGGACGTTGACTACATCTGCACCATCGGACTCTTGCACACTATCAATTGACCCGTTGTTACCTACGGCGAAGCTACCTAAATAGGTGTTATTGCCTTGGCGGTTGTATGCAACAAAGGTGTTATCTCCTTGGCTGGATGCTAATAGATAGCCTTGACCATCTTTGCCGTAGTAAATAGTTAAACCTTCTACATCATCGGTAAGACGAGTACCACCCAAAGCCCGGACTTTATCTATTAATGTGCCTGAACTGCTGCGGTCTGGTTCTGCGTCAAATTTCCAAATCCCGACTTGTTCCTGACCGATGTATAAAAAGCCTGTTTCTTGGTCGGCTACCATACCCTCAGTTTGGGGCGATCGCCCTTCTGTTGTTGGTATAGTAAATTGCCTTACTCTTTCCGCACCAATCTTGCCGTTACCTTTGTCAATTAGCTTGAACTGAGCTACATCGCCAGTTTCCCGACGATTAACAAAGACGTAGTAATCATTGGTGACAGGACTACGGTATAAGGCAATACCATAAGCACTGCGAGAGGAGGAAGAATAGGGTGGGGTAAAAGGTGGCGCTTGGAATAGGGTTCCGATACTGCTGTCGGTAATTTCTTCTAAATATTGACCGGGGGTGTCAGGGTTAATCTTGAAGATTGCCAGTTTATCATTTTCGCGATCGCTTGCTACGGCAATATCGATGGTTTGATGACCCAGCTTAAAGCCGTATTGCAAATCTATATTGTTGTAGCGGATATTCCCAGGGTTAACTGTTTGCAACAATTCGCCAGATAAGTTATAAACCCGCAGTCCTCCGTTTTTGACGGCTGTGAAGACTAAGCTGTCGGCTGAATTGTTAGCGTTGACATAAATTGCTGGGTCATCAGCATCAGCATTTTGAATATCATCATCCAACAAATCAGGACGGGTTTCGACTCTGGGGGCGACTGTAGGAATTAAATCTGCACCTAAAGACAGGATTTGGGTAAATTGGGTTTGGCTGAAGTTGTTATCACTCACCAGGACAATCGATTGACGACCATCGGGTAATTTAGGGCCAAAATCTAGACCTTCAATGTTGTCCAACCCAGTAGGTAAATCTAACTCATTCAGATTCACCACCAAACGTTTTTGCGCTGGTTGAATAGCTGCTAACTGTTCTGGACTCAAATCTAATGAGTTGATGGTACTAATATCAGTCGCCCCTTGCAGGCTGATTTCGTAGATTTTGATAGTATTACCAACACCCACAGCAAAGGAACGTTCTAGTGCCAATAACGTGCCACGATTATCTATAGCGAGTAAATCTACCAAACCGTTATCACTAAAGCCTGTAGCTGGGTTTGGTGTGACGGCTGCATCAGTGATATAAAGGTATTCTTTTTCAGGTTGCCCAGAAACCAAGTTGTATTGGATAATCCGAGAACGTGTACCCGTGGTAGTGGTAGTAGTCGCCCCATCTTGGAATAAGGCGTTTTCGGTGGCGGTGTATAAAGTTTTTTGGTCTGGTGTGATGGTGAGACTTTCAAACGCCAAGTTATTCCGCACGCCGGATATTTGGCGATACCTACGGTAAGCTTCGCTAACGCCTGCGTTGATAATACCGTCGCCGTTAGTATCTTCTACTACAGGCAAGAATTTTGTAGGGACGGGTAATGATCGCAATTCCTGACCAGTTGCTAAGGAAAATTCCTTGATAAAAGGATTCGTCACCCGACCAGCATTGATATTTACTTCCCCTTCAGAGGTAATGAAAACTGTACCTTTGTTAGTTAGGGCAATGTCTTCAGGGTCTACACTCAATGGTGCAAAGAAGTTACCATCGGCATCTTTGAGAGGGGTAACGTTTGTAAAAGTTATACCTGTGGCTGGATTCCCAGTAAAAGTATAAAAACGGGCAGGGGCATTTTGTGAGCGATCGTCTGAGATGGCATAGTAACGATTGTTAGCTGCATCGTAAGTAACACCAGATAAGCCGCCAACTGGTGTTGCAGTACCATTAACCGTTCCGGCTAACCCATCGGGAGTAAAACCTGTGGGGAAAATTTGCTGTCCTAAAAAGCCGACATTTGTCACCGTTTTACCTGTAGCTGTTGCCCCTACTTGTACATCTGCATAGACTAGGCGATGGTCGGAACTGGGGAAGGGGAAAGTACTTACAGGTGCAAATGTTGGGTCATTATTGAGAGGCCAAAATACTCCAGAGTTAGTGATTGTTAAGTCGGCTGAAGGTAGGACATAATCTGTGCGTAAATTGCCTGGGGCTGCGTCATTAAAATCTGCGGTATCAAAAGCTGGATTTCCCTGGTGGTTGTTATTAGCACCGCCTTGTAAAGCCGCCTGTTGTTTTCCTCCTGGGCTGGCAGGAACAAAATTAGTATTGATATTTGGGTTTTGTAATAGTTGCTTAATAGCATTGTCAAAGCTGTCACCATCAAAGGGGTCAGCATTTTGATCCCCCATAATGACAAAGCGCGACCCAGCCGCTAAACCACCTGTTTTACCCCCATCGTCATAGATATAATTACCTTTGCCTGGGGTCACATAATCTGCCCAAAAGCGGATTTCATCATGGTTGCGCTTGCCATTGCGGTCTTCAGCAGTATCAAAGGTTGGCGGTGTGGGATGGCTAACCAAAACATGAATTGTCTCGCCGTTGATTTGAATGGGTACATCCCAGTGACTTTTAGACGAAAGACGAAGGACGTTTTGTTCTTCTTGAGAGTACCAAGGCTGATTACTACCAGGGGAAGCAATGGTACTTAACAAAGAATCTGGCATATCCTTCCAAAGAAAGTTTTGGAAGGTGCGCACGTTGGCAGTGTCAATGGGATACTTGGAAAGTAATAACATTCCAAATTGACCAGGGAAATTGCCAAATCCGAAGGCATCATCACCATATCCTGGCGCGCCTGGGGTAGTAACAATTTGTCCATTGTTGTTCAAATCAAACCCAGAGGCAATACCAGTGTTAGAAGGAGCTATATATACGTAAGGGTATTCAACAGGATTAGCACCATTTTGACTGACTTGTAAGTAGTTCTGCTGAAATAGTTGAACTGCTTGTAGTGGGTTTCCCTGAACGTAGTCAAACTCGTTAATTAGTAGAACATCCGGGTTATTACGTTGGATAATCTCAGCTACAGCTTTTGCTTGGGCATTATCGGGGGTAGATAAATCAGTTATTAGCTGACCCTCAGCGTTGCGATTGAGGGAGGCGTTAAACTGAGAGAAGCGAACAGAATTAGTAGTTACCATAGATTGCGGCTACACTTAAAATCTCAGCTCTGTTTGTGTGGAAGCAATAGGCGATCGCTATA harbors:
- a CDS encoding phytase, which produces MVTTNSVRFSQFNASLNRNAEGQLITDLSTPDNAQAKAVAEIIQRNNPDVLLINEFDYVQGNPLQAVQLFQQNYLQVSQNGANPVEYPYVYIAPSNTGIASGFDLNNNGQIVTTPGAPGYGDDAFGFGNFPGQFGMLLLSKYPIDTANVRTFQNFLWKDMPDSLLSTIASPGSNQPWYSQEEQNVLRLSSKSHWDVPIQINGETIHVLVSHPTPPTFDTAEDRNGKRNHDEIRFWADYVTPGKGNYIYDDGGKTGGLAAGSRFVIMGDQNADPFDGDSFDNAIKQLLQNPNINTNFVPASPGGKQQAALQGGANNNHQGNPAFDTADFNDAAPGNLRTDYVLPSADLTITNSGVFWPLNNDPTFAPVSTFPFPSSDHRLVYADVQVGATATGKTVTNVGFLGQQIFPTGFTPDGLAGTVNGTATPVGGLSGVTYDAANNRYYAISDDRSQNAPARFYTFTGNPATGITFTNVTPLKDADGNFFAPLSVDPEDIALTNKGTVFITSEGEVNINAGRVTNPFIKEFSLATGQELRSLPVPTKFLPVVEDTNGDGIINAGVSEAYRRYRQISGVRNNLAFESLTITPDQKTLYTATENALFQDGATTTTTTGTRSRIIQYNLVSGQPEKEYLYITDAAVTPNPATGFSDNGLVDLLAIDNRGTLLALERSFAVGVGNTIKIYEISLQGATDISTINSLDLSPEQLAAIQPAQKRLVVNLNELDLPTGLDNIEGLDFGPKLPDGRQSIVLVSDNNFSQTQFTQILSLGADLIPTVAPRVETRPDLLDDDIQNADADDPAIYVNANNSADSLVFTAVKNGGLRVYNLSGELLQTVNPGNIRYNNIDLQYGFKLGHQTIDIAVASDRENDKLAIFKINPDTPGQYLEEITDSSIGTLFQAPPFTPPYSSSSRSAYGIALYRSPVTNDYYVFVNRRETGDVAQFKLIDKGNGKIGAERVRQFTIPTTEGRSPQTEGMVADQETGFLYIGQEQVGIWKFDAEPDRSSSGTLIDKVRALGGTRLTDDVEGLTIYYGKDGQGYLLASSQGDNTFVAYNRQGNNTYLGSFAVGNNGSIDSVQESDGADVVNVPLGPDFPYGLFITQDGSNDPAVIADGENISSNFKFVPWENIANAFPNPLTIDTTSYNPRNPQPMIPPKVTLKGFAVLPADSFAEGPPSGSAITGTNGRNVPFAKQPIQGFSGVQKASDDTFYFLSDNGFGSKDNSADYLLRIHRLDPSFRGFELGGDGSVKALGFIQLSDPDKKVPFKIINENTTERLLTGADFDVESLVIAEDGTFWIGDEFGPYLLHFDATGKLLDAPIPTPNITNLNTLDGQPPIVIGHRGASGELPEHTLASYMLAIERGADFIEPDLVVTKDGVLIARHEPNLINTTDVADRPEFANRRTTKVVDGVAEEGFFAEDFTLAEIKTLRARIQPSFRPQVFNDLLEIPTLQEIIDLVKQVETDTGKKIGIYPETKHPTYFTDKGYNTSQLLIDVLVANNFTDPSRVFIQSFEVGNLKELNNVIMPADGIDLPLVQLFDAADVNLDGSLIEISPYDFVVNGDSRTYADLRTAAGLQEIATYAEGIGPWKRMIVSVKGVDNNGDGVADDVNGDGLVNDADKTLTAPTSLVQDAHNAGLLVHPYTFRNEGRYLAADYNGNPQAEYRQYIQLGVDGYFTDFPGTGDVVRDQLTGQFVRSPQNPDVLNQREFDTLTGNAPLVIGHRGASGLRPEHTLEAYKLAIAQGADFIEPDLVATKDGRLIARHENALAILNTDGTVNLTDTSTDIYLRPEFADRFTTKVIDGRTVRGWFTEDLTLEEIKTLNAIERLPDLRGTRFNNDGLKVPTLEEIIDLVKQVEAETGRKIGIYPETKHPTYFASEGKRIDGTLINTSLGQLLVNTLVAKNFTEPTRVFIQSFEVGNLKELKQDIMPDAGINIPLVQLFGGANQRPYDFVVSGDTRTYGDLTKPTELAAIATYAAGIGPNKRLIIPANTVDRNNDGRPDDLDGDGSITDADRVLGTPTTLVRDAHSVGLQVHPYTFRNEGIFLASDYNGDPIKEYEQFINLGIDAFFTDFPGTGDLVRDQFVGQPAVANLGGSRGFEGLAISFDKKTLYPLLEGTVAGDPPGSLRIYKFDVASEQYQGLVGYYKLDNPSHAIGDFAVVNRNEFLVIERDNGQGSAAQFKKIFKVDFSKKDANGFVEKEEIVDLLNIQDPNDLNGDGSTKFTFPFTTIEDVLVLDANTILVANDNNYPFSRGREGDIDNNEIIILDLEKPLNIERSLVKNADNDIFTINSTGEKTRLQVDLTGRTTNRTNELGVFTVDDAQGRINGIAPGQAGYTQAALERSRTVFSVLNRGLNNVSRSLEFDSGDRLRFFAVKNGTTDGVLAGNIPIANVVFASNTTQKISELGNDEFSLGWEIQPNNGQDFQDLVVKIKSTNNDLPIGTALQGESQAELIDLRSLTGSVKADFVVNKDAAFRNYVSFYRVTDVNGGIDINNDGNADILPGQAGYTEAAVSARVAGINLTANEGTATYTANFQAGYIYAPFIIANGTPEALFDNDPKNPPVYFPFLGANPRNTDQISLLGNNIFGFEDLPRGGDRDFNDMIVRVNLSVA